A single window of Anomaloglossus baeobatrachus isolate aAnoBae1 chromosome 9, aAnoBae1.hap1, whole genome shotgun sequence DNA harbors:
- the LOC142251751 gene encoding uncharacterized protein LOC142251751 — protein MYTARTTRAIILGIVLLLTVPPVEAQANSFLSTLQNIIAAIAQAIANLIKQISNLTKPTTAPSTSTVSSTAVTSRTSTSTTTSTTTSTTTSTKPTVTSTTTSTKPSVTSNSPTTSTTVTRTSTITTETTSTTSTTGVSSTSPYSSVTSSTTNPTTGAISTALTPSNTAGTIDTGPTSQPISTPDTNQQSTTGATSTKILSTTNNASSASQETSSTPIASSSSIVPTTQTSSTGAFSSPNSPSTLHSSSETSYAPTSSSGQTTSSSSGVTTETSSQLSSSNVVTSSGTSKLPSSTIYTSSTVTGSPAASLPVISNQIPTTNQPTLSSTSTSVHTSSSTTAPASGSSIPPSSSNIATSSSAGTHIQSTVTTISSTSNVQTSSQPPTTNSPTSSSVSISGQTSSSTTAAASGSSIPPSSSNIVTSSSGAGTHIQSTVTTIPSTSNVQTSSQPTTTNSPTSSSVSISGQTFSSATVPASGSSIQTSSSNIVTTSSAGTHIQSTVTTIPSTSNVQTSSQPTTTTNSPTSSIVSISGQTSSITTAPSSGSSIPPSSSNIVTTSSAGTHIQSTVTTIPSTSNVQTSSQPTTTNSPTSSSVSISGQSSSSTTAPASGSSIQTSSSNIITSSSARTHIQSTVTTIPSTSNVQTSSQPTTTNSPTSSIVSISGQTSSITTAPSSGSSIPPSSSNIITSSNAGTHIQSTVTTIPSTSNVQTSSQPTTTNSPTSSSVSISGQSSSSTTAPASGSSIPPSSSNIITSSSAGTHIQSTVTTIPSTSNVQTSSQPTSTNSPTSSSVSISGQTSTAPSSGSSIPPSSSNIVTTSSAGTPIQSTVTTIPSTSNVQTSSQPTTTNSPTSSSVSISGQTSSSTTAPASGSSIPPSSSNIITSSNAGTHIQSTVTTIPSISNVQTSSQPTTTNSPTSSSVSISGQSSSSTTAPSSGSSIPPSSSNIVTTSSAGTPIQSTVTTIPSTSNVQTSSQPTTTNSPTSSSVYISGQTSSSTTAPASGSSIPPSSSNIITSSSAGIHIQSTVITIPSTSNVQTSSQPTTTNSPTSSSVSISGQSSSSTTAPGSGSSIPPSSSNIITSSSAGIHIQSTVITIPSTSNVQTSSQPTTTNSPTSSSVSISGQTSSSTTAPSSGSSIPPSSSNIVTTSSAGTPIQSTVTTIPSTSNVQTSSQPTTTNSPTSSSVSISGQTSSSTTAPDSGSSIPPSSSNIITSSKAGTHIQSTVTTIPSTSNVQTSSQPTTTNSPTSSSVSISGQSSSSTTAPASGSSIQTSFSNIITSSSAGTHIQSTVTTIPSTSNVHTSSQPTTTNSPTSSIVSISGQTSSITTAPSSGSSIPPSSSNIVTTSSAGTPIQSTVTTMPSTSYVQTSSQPTTTNSPTSSSVSISGQTSPSTTAPASGSSIPPSSSNIITSSNAGTHIQSTVTTIPSTSNVQTSSQPTTTNSPTSSSVSISGQTSSSTTVPSSGSSIPPSSSNIVTTSSAGTPIQSTVTTIPSTSNVQTSSQPTTTNSPTSSSVSISGQTSSSTTAPASGSSIPPSSSNIITSSNAGTHIQSTVTTIPSTSNVQTSSQPTTTNSPTSSSVSISGQSSSNTTAPASGSSIPPSSSNFITSSNAGTHIQSTVTTIPSTSNVQTSSQPTTTNSPTSSSVSISGQSSSNTTAPASGSSIQTSSSNIITSSSARTHIQSTVTTIPSTSNVHTSSQPTTTNSPTSSIVSISGQTSSNTTAPASGSSIQTSSSNIITSSSAGTHIQSTVTTIPSTSNSQTSSQPPVTNSPTSSSVSISGQTSSITTLAASGSSIPLSSSNIATSSSAGTHIQSTVTTILSTSNVQTSSQPPTTNSPTFSSVSISGQTSSSTTAPASGSSIPPSTSSTFPSSITVIQGQSSITSNIVISSQASSTKPQTLSSSAVSGQTTSLSNGVTTSQPASSNPITFSTANINSSPIISTGILSTAITGTSSHLVFNTSSLPTSNTGTSIQPSTNSLTTSNAILGTSGISSTAIKGTSSPLVSISTSTILTSTLGTIPQSTQVSSTGSSITNSQPESNSAITSTSAASSKPSSSSVITLFTTVTSNTAAVSTGITNFASSAQTSHTGTSSQASANTLTSSSSTSATVVQPSSQSASSQSVVSQTSSTSSTVTNSQPPTGMTLSTSSKTSLSSTSTNSGTSNPTSTLAAGTTNFASSTPPLNTGTSSQSSANTLTSSSAVTGTSGISSTTITGTSSPSGSTITSAILTSSLGTIPQSSTNSLLSSSAVSNSTTNSGVFSTAYSTSPSPTNLTSSNISTTGSTTHNPRTNNTTASLPSPTNSTSNSRSTTGFSTQTSSIITTRLSSVASTIASTNTTPINTMVSSTTAKSTENPTTNNSVVYTSTMIPSSIESISPISSKSTLLSTVSPSTLVASTGVTSHTTPSLTVQPSTNTTTTLTSTNTTSSIVVSTQNLSTNISLATSTTLATTKSTSTGTATFPSTTSNIKNSSTINTVPSSTSVSPTANSSISTTSLTTATTTTKPTNSTASAAIPSTNTTSSIVVSTQKPSTNITLAASTTLANTKSTSTGTPIFPSTTSNINNSSTINTVPSSTTVFSNATTSLTTATTTTKSSANSTASAAITSTNTASKITVSSSSILDRTQNSTTPATSTTLSTTKTTPPQTAISPSITIFTDTSTSTVPSSTTNSTVSLSQNPSNSNNGASSSMTTMANQTPISTVTTTTSGNAPSTNDSTASSTASTISLSSIKPATIFSTSIISQNTNSQSTILSTTKTSTSFSTISPSTSKSTPSSSSAIASNPTTTLTSGITTSSSSTVSTTTSVKPQTTNTVVSSSGANQQPTSATSTITKVSTSSNTSIGSTLASPSTNVIPMWGIILICLGVILGTVAIISTICGSVEGLRRLSRRTSYNISV, from the exons ATGTATACTGCGCGGACCACACGAGCAATTATTCTGGGAATTGTACTGTTACTGACCG TGCCCCCTGTTGAAGCACAGGCAAATTCATTTCTTTCAACATTACAAAATATTATCGCTGCAATTGCTCAAGCCATTGCAAATTTAATAAAGCAGATATCAAATCTGACAAAGCCAACGACTGCACCGAGTACTTCAACAGTCTCGAGTACAGCGGTAACGTCAAGAACCTCAACCAGCACCACAACCAGCACCACAACCAGCACCACAACCAGCACTAAGCCAACTGTAACCAGCACTACAACCAGCACTAAGCCATCTGTAACCAGCAATTCTCCAACTACATCCACTACTGTGACCAGAACGTCCACGATTACCACTGAGACTACATCTACTACATCCACCACGGGAGTGAGTAGTACATCCCCTTACTCATCAGTCACTTCAAGTACGACTAATCCTACTACAGGTGCAATAAGCACAGCACTTACACCATCAAACACTGCAGGAACCATTGATACTGGGCCAACTAGCCAGCCCATATCTACACCTGACACAAATCAGCAATCAACTACAGGAGCAACCAGTACCAAAATCCTGTCCACCACAAACAATGCATCTTCAGCCAGTCAAGAGACCAGTAGTACACCAATAGCTTCATCATCCAGTATTGTACCTACAACACAAACATCTTCAACTGGAGCCTTCAGTTCCCCAAATTCTCCATCCACTTTACATTCAAGCAGTGAAACAAGTTACGCTCCAACATCTTCCAGTGGTCAGACTACATCCAGCAGCTCAGGTGTTACTACAGAAACTAGTAGTCAGTTATCATCGAGTAATGTTGTTACATCAAGTGGAACTAGTAAGCTGCCATCTTCTACTATCTACACATCTTCAACTGTTACTGGCAGCCCAGCAGCATCACTACCTGTAATCAGTAATCAGATACCAACAACCAATCAACCCACATTGTCAAGTACGTCCACAAGTGTCCATACATCTTCCAGTACCACAGCTCCTGCCAGTGGATCTAGTATCCCTCCATCTTCTAGTAATATTGCCACTTCTTCCAGTGCTGGAACACATATACAATCAACGGTAACTACCATATCATCAACATCAAATGTTCAAACCAGCAGTCAGCCACCAACAACCAACTCCCCAACATCCTCTAGTGTTTCCATAAGTGGCCAAACATCTTCCAGTACCACAGCTGCTGCCAGTGGATCTAGTATCCCTCCATCTTCTAGTAATATTGTCACTTCTTCCAGTGGTGCCGGAACACATATACAATCAACGGTAACTACCATACCATCAACATCAAATGTTCAAACCAGCAGTCAGCCAACAACAACCAACTCCCCAACATCCTCTAGTGTTTCCATAAGTGGCCAAACATTTTCCAGTGCCACAGTTCCTGCCAGTGGATCTAGTATCCAGACATCTTCTAGCAATATCGTCACTACTTCCAGTGCCGGAACACATATACAATCAACGGTAACTACCATACCATCAACATCAAATGTTCAAACCAGCAGTCAGCCAACAACAACAACCAACTCACCAACATCCTCTATTGTTTCCATAAGTGGCCAAACATCTTCCATTACCACAGCTCCTTCCAGTGGATCTAGTATCCCCCCATCTTCTAGCAATATCGTCACTACTTCCAGTGCCGGAACACATATACAATCAACGGTAACTACCATACCATCAACATCAAATGTTCAAACCAGCAGTCAGCCAACAACAACCAACTCACCAACATCCTCTAGTGTTTCCATAAGTGGCCAATCATCTTCCAGTACCACAGCTCCTGCCAGTGGATCTAGTATCCAGACATCTTCTAGCAATATCATCACTTCTTCCAGTGCCAGAACACATATACAATCAACAGTAACTACCATACCATCAACATCAAATGTTCAAACCAGCAGTCAGCCAACAACAACCAACTCACCAACATCCTCTATTGTTTCCATAAGTGGCCAAACATCTTCCATTACCACAGCTCCTTCCAGTGGATCTAGTATCCCTCCATCTTCTAGCAATATCATCACTTCTTCCAATGCCGGAACACATATACAATCAACGGTAACTACCATACCATCAACATCAAATGTTCAAACCAGCAGTCAGCCAACAACAACCAACTCCCCAACATCCTCTAGTGTTTCCATAAGTGGCCAATCATCTTCCAGTACCACAGCTCCTGCCAGTGGATCTAGTATCCCTCCATCTTCTAGCAATATCATCACTTCTTCCAGTGCCGGAACACATATACAATCAACGGTAACTACCATACCATCAACATCAAATGTTCAAACCAGCAGTCAACCAACATCAACCAACTCCCCAACATCCTCTAGTGTTTCCATAAGTGGCCAAACATCCACAGCTCCTTCCAGTGGATCTAGTATCCCCCCATCTTCTAGCAATATCGTCACTACTTCCAGTGCCGGAACACCTATACAATCAACTGTAACTACCATACCATCAACATCAAATGTTCAAACCAGCAGTCAGCCAACAACAACCAACTCCCCAACATCCTCTAGTGTTTCCATAAGTGGCCAAACATCTTCCAGTACCACAGCTCCTGCCAGTGGATCTAGTATCCCTCCATCTTCTAGCAATATCATCACTTCTTCCAATGCCGGAACACATATACAATCAACGGTAACTACCATACCATCAATATCAAATGTTCAAACCAGCAGTCAGCCAACAACAACCAACTCCCCAACATCCTCTAGTGTTTCCATAAGTGGCCAATCATCTTCCAGTACCACAGCTCCTTCCAGTGGATCTAGTATCCCCCCATCTTCTAGCAATATCGTCACTACTTCCAGTGCCGGAACACCTATACAATCAACTGTAACTACCATACCATCAACATCAAATGTTCAAACCAGCAGTCAGCCAACAACAACCAACTCCCCAACATCCTCTAGTGTTTACATAAGTGGCCAAACATCTTCCAGTACCACAGCTCCTGCCAGTGGATCTAGTATCCCTCCATCTTCTAGCAATATCATCACTTCTTCCAGTGCCGGAATACATATACAATCAACGGTAATTACCATACCATCAACATCAAATGTTCAAACCAGCAGTCAGCCAACAACAACCAACTCCCCAACATCCTCTAGTGTTTCCATAAGTGGCCAATCATCTTccagtaccacagctcctggcagtgGATCTAGTATCCCTCCATCTTCTAGCAATATCATCACTTCTTCCAGTGCCGGAATACATATACAATCAACGGTAATTACCATACCATCAACATCAAATGTTCAAACCAGCAGTCAGCCAACAACAACCAACTCCCCAACATCCTCTAGTGTTTCCATAAGTGGCCAAACATCTTCCAGTACCACAGCTCCTTCCAGTGGATCTAGTATCCCCCCATCTTCTAGCAATATCGTCACTACTTCCAGTGCCGGAACACCTATACAATCAACTGTAACTACCATACCATCAACATCAAATGTTCAAACCAGCAGTCAGCCAACAACAACCAACTCCCCAACATCCTCTAGTGTTTCCATAAGTGGCCAAACATCCTCCAGTACCACAGCTCCTGACAGTGGATCTAGTATCCCTCCATCTTCTAGCAATATCATCACTTCTTCCAAAGCCGGAACACATATACAATCAACGGTAACTACCATACCATCAACATCAAATGTTCAAACCAGCAGTCAGCCAACAACAACCAACTCCCCAACATCCTCTAGTGTTTCCATAAGTGGCCAATCATCTTCCAGTACCACAGCTCCTGCCAGTGGATCTAGTATCCAGACATCTTTTAGCAATATCATCACTTCTTCCAGTGCCGGAACACATATACAATCAACGGTAACTACCATACCATCAACATCAAATGTTCATACCAGCAGTCAGCCAACAACAACCAACTCACCAACATCCTCTATTGTTTCCATAAGTGGCCAAACATCTTCCATTACCACAGCTCCTTCCAGTGGATCTAGTATCCCCCCATCTTCTAGCAATATCGTCACTACTTCCAGTGCCGGAACACCTATACAATCAACTGTAACTACCATGCCATCAACTTCATATGTTCAAACCAGCAGTCAGCCAACAACAACCAACTCCCCAACATCCTCTAGTGTTTCCATAAGTGGCCAAACATCTCCCAGTACCACAGCTCCTGCCAGTGGATCTAGTATCCCTCCATCTTCTAGCAATATCATCACTTCTTCCAATGCCGGAACACATATACAATCAACGGTAACTACCATACCATCAACATCAAATGTTCAAACCAGCAGTCAGCCAACAACAACCAACTCCCCAACATCCTCTAGTGTTTCCATAAGTGGCCAAACATCTTCCAGTACCACAGTTCCTTCCAGTGGATCTAGTATCCCCCCATCTTCTAGCAATATCGTCACTACTTCCAGTGCCGGAACACCTATACAATCAACTGTAACTACCATACCATCAACATCAAATGTTCAAACCAGCAGTCAGCCAACAACAACCAACTCCCCAACATCCTCTAGTGTTTCCATAAGTGGCCAAACATCTTCCAGTACCACAGCTCCTGCCAGTGGATCTAGTATCCCTCCATCTTCTAGCAATATCATCACTTCTTCCAATGCCGGAACACATATACAATCAACGGTAACTACCATACCATCAACATCAAATGTTCAAACCAGCAGTCAGCCAACAACAACCAACTCCCCAACATCCTCTAGTGTTTCCATAAGTGGCCAATCATCTTCCAATACCACAGCTCCTGCCAGTGGATCTAGTATCCCTCCATCTTCTAGCAATTTCATCACTTCTTCCAATGCCGGAACACATATACAATCAACGGTAACTACCATACCATCAACATCAAATGTTCAAACCAGCAGTCAGCCAACAACAACCAACTCCCCAACATCCTCTAGTGTTTCCATAAGTGGCCAATCATCTTCCAATACCACAGCTCCTGCCAGTGGATCTAGTATCCAGACATCTTCTAGCAATATCATCACTTCTTCCAGTGCCAGAACACATATACAATCAACGGTAACTACCATACCATCAACATCAAATGTTCATACCAGCAGTCAGCCAACAACAACCAACTCACCAACATCCTCTATTGTTTCCATAAGTGGCCAAACATCTTCCAATACCACAGCTCCTGCCAGTGGATCTAGTATCCAGACATCTTCTAGCAATATCATCACTTCTTCCAGTGCCGGAACACATATACAATCAACGGTAACTACCATACCATCAACATCAAATAGTCAAACCAGCAGTCAGCCACCAGTAACCAACTCACCAACATCCTCTAGTGTTTCCATAAGTGGCCAAACATCTTCCATTACCACACTTGCTGCCAGTGGATCTAGTATCCCTCTATCTTCGAGTAATATTGCCACTTCTTCCAGTGCCGGAACACATATACAATCAACTGTAACTACCATACTATCAACATCAAATGTTCAAACCAGCAGTCAGCCACCAACAACCAACTCACCAACATTCTCTAGTGTTTCCATAAGCGGACAAACATCTTCCAGTACCACAGCTCCTGCCAGTGGGTCTAGTATCCCTCCATCTACCAGTAGTACTTTTCCATCTTCAATTACAGTAATTCAAGGACAATCATCCATAACTTCAAATATTGTAATCAGTAGTCAAGCATCATCAACCAAACCACAGACACTTTCTAGCTCTGCTGTAAGTGGCCAAACAACATCACTCAGTAATGGAGTCACTACTAGTCAGCCAGCTTCTAGCAATCCCATTACTTTTTCAACTGCAAATATCAACAGCTCGCCAATTATCTCAACTGGAATATTATCTACAGCTATTACAGGGACAAGTAGCCATCTTGTGTTTAACACTAGTAGCCTTCCAACTTCAAATACTGGAACAAGTATCCAACCATCAACCAACTCTCTGACAACTTCCAATGCTATACTTGGAACCAGTGGGATATCGTCTACAGCTATTAAAGGGACAAGTAGTCCTCTTGTGTCAATCAGTACCAGTACTATTCTTACTTCAACTTTGGGAACCATTCCACAGTCGACTCAAGTAAGCAGTACTGGATCATCCATCACAAACAGTCAACCAGAGAGTAACTCAGCAATAACTTCTACCTCCGCAGCTAGTAGCAAGCCATCATCCAGCAGTGTCATAACACTGTTCACTACTGTCACCAGCAATACTGCAGCTGTAAGTACAGGAATTACTAATTTTGCAAGCAGCGCACAAACCTCACATACTGGAACAAGTAGCCAAGCATCAGCCAATACTCTGACATCTTCCAGTTCAACATCTGCAACAGTTGTGCAACCATCAAGCCAAAGTGCCAGCAGCCAATCAGTTGTGAGCCAAACTTCGTCAACATCAAGTACCGTAACCAACAGCCAACCTCCAACTGGGATGACATTGTCAACAAGTAGCAAAACTTCACTTAGCAGCACATCAACTAATTCTGGCACTAGTAACCCAACATCTACTTTGGCAGCAGGAACTACTAATTTTGCAAGCAGTACCCCACCTTTAAATACTGGAACAAGTAGCCAATCATCAGCCAACACTCTGACATCTTCCAGTGCAGTAACTGGGACAAGTGGGATATCATCTACAACTATTACAGGGACAAGTAGTCCTTCAGGGTCTACTATTACCAGCGCTATACTTACCTCAAGTTTGGGAACCATTCCCCAGTCATCAACTAACAGTTTGTTATCCTCTAGTGCAGTATCCAATTCAACTACAAATAGTGGAGTTTTCTCTACTGCCTACTCTACTTCCCCTTCTCCAACCAATCTAACTTCAAGCAATATATCTACCACAGGAAGCACCACCCATAATCCTAGGACTAATAATACCACAGCCTCATTACCTTCCCCAACTAATTCAACATCCAACAGTAGGTCCACCACAGGGTTCTCCACCCAGACTTCTTCAATCATCACAACTAGATTGTCTAGTGTTGCTAGTACTATAGCCAGCACAAATACAACTCCAATAAATACCATGGTATCATCCACAACTGCTAAAAGTACAGAGAATCCTACTACTAATAATAGTGTAGTTTACACCAGCACTATGATACCTTCATCCATTGAATCAATATCTCCGATTTCATCCAAGAGCACTCTATTGTCTACTGTGTCACCCAGCACACTGGTAGCCTCAACCGGTGTCACATCACATACTACTCCAAGCCTCACTGTGCAACCTTCTACTAACACCACAACTACTCTAACCAGTACAAACACAACTTCATCGATAGTAGTTAGTACTCAGAATCTCTCCACTAATATTAGTCTTGCTACCTCAACTACTTTGGCCACTACAAAGTCAACTTCAACTGGGACAGCAACGTTTCCATCTACCACATCCAATATTAAAAATTCTTCAACCATAAATACTGTACCGTCTTCTACTTCCGTAAGTCCAACAGCAAACTCATCGATTTCAACAACTTCTCTTACTACTGCAACCACCACAACAAAACCTACTAATTCTACTGCTTCAGCTGCTATACCCAGTACAAACACAACTTCATCAATAGTAGTTAGTACTCAGAAGCCCTCTACTAATATTACTCTAGCTGCCTCAACTACTTTGGCCAATACAAAGTCAACCTCAACTGGGACACCAATATTTCCATCTACCACATCCAATATTAACAATTCTTCAACCATAAATACTGTACCGTCTTCTACTACTGTCTTCTCAAATGCAACAACTTCTCTTACTACTGCAACCACCACAACAAAATCTTCTGCTAATTCTACTGCTTCGGCTGCTATAACTAGTACAAATACAGCTTCAAAAATTACTGTGTCATCGTCTTCTATATTAGACAGAACCCAGAATTCTACCACTCCAGCTACGTCAACTACTTTGAGCACTACAAAGACAACTCCACCCCAAACAGCAATATCTCCATCAATAAC TATCTTCACTGATACATCAACGAGTACTGTGCCATCATCTACCACTAACAGCACTGTAAGTCT TAGTCAAAATCCCTCCAATTCTAACAATGGGGCTTCCTCAAGTATGACGACTATGGCAAACCAAACCCCGATCAGCACAGTCACCACAACCACCAGCGGTAATGCACCTTCTACCAATGATTCAACAGCGTCTTCTACTGCTTCAACCATATCTTTGTCATCAATCAAACCAGCCACGATCTTCTCCACTTCAATTATTAGCCAGAATACTAATAGTCAATCAACTATTTTGTCAACTACTAAGACGTCCACATCTTTTTCTACTATTAGTCCTTCAACAAGTAAATCAACA CCATCTTCTAGCAGTGCCATTGCTTCTAACCCAACAACGACGCTTACATCTGGTATAACTACTAGTAGTAGCAGCACTGTCAGCACTACAACAAGTGTAAAGCCACAAACCACCAATACAGTAGTGTCTTCCAGTGGTGCCAACCAACAACCAACAAGTGCAACCTCAACAATAACCAAAGTTTCCACAAGTTCAAACACATCCATAGGATCAACTTTGG CTTCTCCCTCAACCAACGTTATTCCCATGTGGGGCATCATCCTAATATGTCTTGGTGTCATCCTTGGTACAGTGGCAATCATAAGCACAATCTGTGGG TCAGTCGAGGGTTTAAGAAGACTGAGTCGTCGAACAAGCTACAACATCAGCGTCTAA